A genome region from Pirellulales bacterium includes the following:
- a CDS encoding cupin domain-containing protein: MPTLISGPTRITAAGNVPKLIDEYVGRVNSRTGDVSIAHMRSPAGWVEPGQRPEFDEYTIVLRGMLRVEFEGGLLDVHAGQAVSVPRGEWIRYSSPEVEGAEYVAICLPAFSPDTVHRDAE, encoded by the coding sequence ATGCCCACTCTGATTTCCGGTCCGACGCGGATCACGGCCGCGGGAAACGTACCCAAGCTGATCGACGAGTATGTGGGCCGTGTGAATTCGCGCACCGGCGACGTGAGCATCGCGCACATGCGCTCGCCGGCCGGCTGGGTCGAGCCGGGGCAGCGGCCCGAGTTTGACGAATACACAATCGTGCTGCGCGGCATGCTGCGCGTCGAATTTGAGGGCGGCTTGCTCGACGTCCATGCCGGCCAGGCCGTCAGCGTGCCGCGCGGCGAGTGGATCCGCTACAGCTCGCCTGAGGTCGAGGGGGCCGAGTACGTGGCCATCTGCCTGCCGGCCTTCTCGCCCGACACGGTCCACCGCGACGCGGAATAA
- a CDS encoding DNA topoisomerase IV subunit A — protein sequence MAKKAKRLPQAGQAPRVPAAQLSDADRKTLSELVGLADGVVDTAQKKKDPYVDVPSRTLSNVHFNKKQRFIEMGRSTNRRQLFNLSQAKAYMQTMLVGSGCNQLIHEGKTSSIRGLFYMLKHTIEGTKEETFDTQDECDPIIEDVEVTLNRLREELHVYAENRGAMVGPITLVDSGDEIDCSRMGSGGYSVPSIVEPNVVRFKKCDAKFILHVEKGTVWQRFNEDKFWRKHNCILTHGGGQPPRGVRRMLNRLHTELKLPIYCLLDNDPWGYYIYSVIKQGSINLAYESKRMAIPEARYLGLRSIDFQRCSLSPSVKIKLNDTDIKRARQIAKYPWFADKKPWQKEIDLMIANGFKMEVESLLSKQISYVTEEYVPARLKEQDWLD from the coding sequence ATGGCCAAGAAAGCGAAACGTCTCCCGCAGGCCGGCCAGGCGCCGCGCGTGCCGGCGGCCCAATTGAGCGATGCCGATCGCAAGACCCTCAGCGAACTGGTCGGGCTGGCCGACGGAGTCGTCGACACTGCCCAGAAAAAGAAGGACCCCTACGTCGACGTTCCCTCGCGCACGCTGTCGAACGTCCATTTCAACAAGAAGCAGCGGTTCATCGAGATGGGCCGCAGCACCAACCGCCGGCAGTTGTTCAACCTGTCGCAGGCCAAGGCCTACATGCAGACGATGCTCGTCGGCTCGGGCTGCAACCAGTTGATCCACGAAGGCAAGACGTCGAGCATCCGCGGTCTGTTCTACATGCTCAAGCACACGATCGAAGGCACCAAGGAAGAGACCTTCGATACGCAGGATGAGTGCGACCCGATCATCGAGGACGTCGAAGTCACGCTCAATCGCCTGCGCGAAGAGCTGCACGTCTATGCCGAGAATCGCGGTGCGATGGTCGGGCCGATCACGCTTGTCGACAGCGGCGACGAGATCGATTGCTCGAGGATGGGCTCGGGCGGCTACAGCGTGCCGTCGATCGTCGAGCCGAATGTCGTGCGGTTCAAGAAATGCGACGCGAAGTTCATCCTCCACGTCGAAAAAGGCACCGTCTGGCAGCGGTTCAACGAGGACAAGTTCTGGCGCAAGCACAATTGCATCCTGACCCACGGCGGCGGTCAGCCGCCGCGCGGCGTGCGGCGGATGCTCAACCGGCTGCACACCGAGCTGAAACTGCCCATCTATTGCCTGCTCGATAACGACCCCTGGGGGTACTACATCTACAGCGTGATCAAGCAAGGCTCGATCAATCTGGCCTATGAATCAAAGCGGATGGCGATTCCCGAGGCGCGGTACCTGGGCCTGCGGAGCATCGATTTCCAGCGCTGCAGCCTGTCGCCCAGCGTGAAGATCAAACTCAACGACACCGACATCAAGCGGGCTCGGCAGATCGCCAAGTATCCCTGGTTCGCCGACAAGAAACCGTGGCAGAAAGAGATCGATCTGATGATCGCCAACGGCTTCAAGATGGAAGTCGAATCGTTGCTGAGCAAGCAGATCAGCTATGTCACCGAAGAATACGTCCCCGCCCGGCTGAAAGAGCAAGATTGGCTGGACTGA